The window CGGTAATCCAGATTTAATTATTGGTAACTACACCGATGGCAATCTGGTAGCATTTTTACTTGCTCGCCGAATGAAGGTAACGCAGTGTAATATTGCTCATGCCTTAGAGAAGTCGAAGTATTTGTTTAGTAACTTGTACTGGCAAGACTTAGAAGATAAATACCATTTTTCCCTACAGTTCACCGCTGATTTGATCGCAATGAACGCGGCTAATTTTATCATCAGCAGCACGTATCAAGAAATTGTCGGGACACCTGATAGTGTGGGACAGTACGAGTCATACAAATGTTTTACAATGCCAGAGTTGTATCACGTTGTCAGTGGCATTGAGTTATTTAGTCCCAAGTTCAACGTAGTACCTCCTGGAGTTAACGAGACATACTATTTCCCGTACTCGCGTTGGGACGATCGCACTGAAAGCGATCGCAACCGCATGGAAGATTTGCTGTTTACCCAAGAAGATCCCAGTCAAATCTTCGGTAAACTTGACGATCCTACCAAGCGCCCCATTTTTTCGATGGCGCGTCTCGACCGCATTAAAAACCTCACTGGTTTAGCAGAATGCTTCGGTAAGAGTCCAGAATTACAAGAACGCTGTAACTTAATCTTAGTTGCAGGTAAGTTGCGTGTAGAAGAATCGGGCGACAACGAAGAACGTGACGAAATTGAGAAGCTTTACGGAATCATTGACCAATACAATCTACATGGTAAGTTTCGTTGGTTAGGAGTAAGGCTTTCTAAAACTGACTCTGGTGAAATTTATCGCGTGATTGCCGATCATCAAGGAATTTTTGTTCAACCAGCTTTGTTTGAAGCGTTTGGTTTGACGATTCTAGAAGCAATGATTTCGGGATTACCAACGTTTGCAACGCAGTTTGGCGGTCCTTTGGAAATTATTCACGATAAAGTGAATGGTTTTTACATCAACCCCACACATTTAGAGGAAACTGCAGAGAAAATCCTTGATTTTGTCAGTAAGTGTGAACAAAACCCTAACTATTGGTACGAAATTTCTACACGAGCAATGGATCGAGTTTACAGTACCTACACCTGGAAAATTCACACAACAAGGTTGCTATCTCTAGCAAGAATCTACGGTTTCTGGAACTTTACTTCTAAGGAAAACCGCGAAGATTTACTGCGTTACCTTGAGGCACTATTCTATCTGATTTACAAGCCTAGAGCGCAACAACTGCTAGATCAGCATATGTATCGTTAGAGAGTGACTAGTAGTTAGTGGCTAGTGAAGGAGTGGGAGAGTAGGAGTGTGGGAGAGATTTGATGATTATTGCTCTTTACTACCCTCCTACCCTCGTACCCTCTGCGTCTCTTATCTCTATCCAATTCCGTCGATGATGGGGTGGAAGTAGAAAGCGAGTCCCAGTACTGTGTAGGTTGCAAGGAGTAATGTACCTTCTAGCCAATTAGAACGACCGTCAGAACTGATGGAATTGGCAATAAGAACTGATACAGCAACAGCGACAAGTTCAAATGGGTTGAAGTCTAAATCCATTGGTTGACCGAACAACCAGCCAACTAACACTAACACTGGGGCGACAAACAGTGCTATTTGCAAACTTGACCCGACAGCAACAGAAAGTGATAGATCCATTTTGTTTTTCATTGCTACGGTAACTGCGGTAGCGTGTTCTGCGGCGTTACCGATGATTGGAACGAGGATGACCCCTGTAAAAAGTGCAGTTAGTCCGAGTTGTGATGTAGCAACTTCAAGAGAATCTACTAAAAATTCTGATTCGATTGCAACTAAGACTGTTGCTGCAAACAAAACGCCAACCCATAACCACAAGTTGGGCTTCTCAATATGTGCTTCTGATTCGATTTCTGCAACACCCACATCGTAGAGATAGGAATGCGTTTTCATGGAAAAAATCAATGTGAGTGCATATACTAGCATCAACACTATAGCTACTGCGATTGAAAGATTTTGGATAGTGGTTTCGGTAATTCCACTTGAGGTAATGTCAACTGCGGTTGGTACCAAAATGGCAATAACAGCTAAGTTCATCGACGCTGCGTTGACTCGCGCTATGACGGGTTGAAATTCTTGTTCTTTGTGGCGCAAACCTCCAAGTAGCATCGAAAGCCCCATGACTAGCAGTAAATTGCCAATAATTGAACCTGTAATACTTGCCTTAACAATATCAACAAGACCTGATCTCAAAGCAATCAACGCAATGATTAGTTCAGTTGCGTTACCAAATGTGGCATTGAGTAATCCTCCTAGAATTGGTCCTACCACCACAGCAATTTCTTCAGTAGCAGTACCCATCCACGCGGCTAATGGCAAAATTGCGAGTCCAGAGATGATAAAAACTGCTAACTCACCCCATTCTAAAAAGTGTGCGGCAAAAGAAATTGGCACAAATAGCAGCAGAACTGAAAACAGAATATTTTTAACT of the Gloeocapsopsis sp. IPPAS B-1203 genome contains:
- the cax gene encoding calcium/proton exchanger gives rise to the protein MSVKNILFSVLLLFVPISFAAHFLEWGELAVFIISGLAILPLAAWMGTATEEIAVVVGPILGGLLNATFGNATELIIALIALRSGLVDIVKASITGSIIGNLLLVMGLSMLLGGLRHKEQEFQPVIARVNAASMNLAVIAILVPTAVDITSSGITETTIQNLSIAVAIVLMLVYALTLIFSMKTHSYLYDVGVAEIESEAHIEKPNLWLWVGVLFAATVLVAIESEFLVDSLEVATSQLGLTALFTGVILVPIIGNAAEHATAVTVAMKNKMDLSLSVAVGSSLQIALFVAPVLVLVGWLFGQPMDLDFNPFELVAVAVSVLIANSISSDGRSNWLEGTLLLATYTVLGLAFYFHPIIDGIG
- a CDS encoding sucrose synthase, giving the protein MSELIQAVINSEEKSDLRSFISEIRHQEKRYLLRNDILSAYAEYCEKHQKSGDFIQSSNLSKLIYYTQEILQEDGNLCLIIRPKIASQEVYRLTDDLNAEELTVQELLDVRDRFVNRYHPNEGDILELDFQPFYDYSPAIRDPKNIGKGVQYLNRYLSSKLFQDPRQWLESLFDFLRLHQYEGSQLLINGQIQSQQQLSDQIKKALTYVGKLDSEEPYEKFRYALQPMGFEPGWGNTAGRVAETLEILDELIDSPDHQTLEAFISRIPMVFKIVLVSAHGWFGQEGVLGRPDTGGQVVYVLDQARSLEKQLQEDTTLAGLDVLNVQPKVIILSRLIPNSDGTLCNQRLEKVYGTENAWILRVPLREFNPKMTQNWISRFEFWPYLETFAIDSEKELRSELRGNPDLIIGNYTDGNLVAFLLARRMKVTQCNIAHALEKSKYLFSNLYWQDLEDKYHFSLQFTADLIAMNAANFIISSTYQEIVGTPDSVGQYESYKCFTMPELYHVVSGIELFSPKFNVVPPGVNETYYFPYSRWDDRTESDRNRMEDLLFTQEDPSQIFGKLDDPTKRPIFSMARLDRIKNLTGLAECFGKSPELQERCNLILVAGKLRVEESGDNEERDEIEKLYGIIDQYNLHGKFRWLGVRLSKTDSGEIYRVIADHQGIFVQPALFEAFGLTILEAMISGLPTFATQFGGPLEIIHDKVNGFYINPTHLEETAEKILDFVSKCEQNPNYWYEISTRAMDRVYSTYTWKIHTTRLLSLARIYGFWNFTSKENREDLLRYLEALFYLIYKPRAQQLLDQHMYR